Proteins co-encoded in one Conger conger chromosome 4, fConCon1.1, whole genome shotgun sequence genomic window:
- the marchf2 gene encoding E3 ubiquitin-protein ligase MARCHF2, with amino-acid sequence MTTGECCHLPGALCDCAGNTALSKTVEESDIRRAQYIAQVTAKDGRLLSSVIKALGTQSDGPMCRICHEGPSGEGLLSPCDCTGTLGTVHQSCLEKWLSSSNTSYCELCHTEFTVERRPRPVTEWLRDPGPYNERRTLFCDMLCFLFITPLAAISGWLCLRGAHDHLLFNSRLEALGLIALTIALFTIFVLWTLVSFRYHCQLYSEWRRTNQKVRLLMSGEGPHSSQHSLLSAKLMKKSADETVV; translated from the exons ATGACGACGGGGGAGTGTTGCCATCTCCCCGGCGCCCTCTGCGACTGTGCTGGCAACACTGCGCTGTCCAAGACCGTGGAGGAGTCTGACATCCGGCGCGCGCAGTACATCGCCCAAGTTACGGCCAAAGACGGCCGACTGCTCTCCTCCGTCATCAAGGCTCTGGGAACGCAGAG CGATGGGCCCATGTGCCGGATCTGCCACGAGGGCCCCAGCGGCGAGGGGCTGCTCTCCCCCTGCGACTGCACCGGCACCCTGGGCACTGTGCACCAGAGCTGCCTGGAGAAGTGGCTCTCCTCCTCCAACACCAGCTACTGCGAGCTCTGCCACACCGAGTTCACTGTGGAGCGCCGGCCTCGGCCCGTCACCGAG tgGCTGCGAGACCCGGGCCCGTATAACGAGCGGCGCACGCTGTTCTGCGACATGCTCTGCTTCCTGTTCATCACGCCACTGGCGGCCATCTCGGGCTGGCTGTGTCTGCGGGGCGCCCACGACCACCTGCTCTTCAACAGCCGCCTGGAGGCGTTGGGCCTCATCGCCCTCACCATCGCCCTCTTCACCATCTTCGTCCTCTGGACCCTG GTGTCCTTCCGCTATCACTGTCAGCTGTACTCCGAGTGGAGACGAACCAATCAGAAGGTCCGCCTGCTCATGTCCGGCGAGGGGCCGCACAGCTCCCAGCATTCCCTGCTCTCCGCCAAGCTGATGAAGAAGTCGGCGGATGAGACCGTTGTATGA
- the LOC133126404 gene encoding ras-related protein Rab-11B produces the protein MGTRDDEYDYLFKVVLIGDSGVGKSNLLSRFTRNEFNLESKSTIGVEFATRSIQVDGKTIKAQIWDTAGQERYRAITSAYYRGAVGALLVYDIAKHLTYENVERWLKELRDHADNNIVIMLVGNKSDLRHLRAVPTDEARAFAEKNNLSFIETSALDSTNVEEAFKNILTEIYRIVSQKQIADRSAHDESPGNNVVDISVPPTTDGQRGNKLQCCQNL, from the exons ATGGGAACCCGGGATGATGAGTATGATTATTTATTCAAAG TGGTGCTGATCGGAGACTCTGGCGTGGGGAAGAGTAACCTGCTGTCCCGATTCACACGGAACGAGTTCAACCTGGAGAGCAAGAGCACCATCGGCGTGGAGTTCGCCACCCGGAGCATCCAGGTGGACGGGAAGACGATAAAGGCCCAGATCTGGGACACGGCGGGACAGGAGCGCTACAGAGCCATCACCTCAGC GTACTACCGAGGGGCAGTGGGGGCCCTGCTGGTGTACGACATCGCCAAGCACCTGACCTACGAGAACGTGGAGCGCTGGCTGAAGGAGCTGAGAGACCACGCCGACAACAACATCGTCATCATGCTGGTGGGCAACAAGAGCGACCTGCGCCACCTGAGGGCCGTGCCCACCGACGAGGCGCGCGCCTTCGCAG AGAAGAATAACCTGTCCTTTATTGAGACATCAGCGCTGGACTCAACCAACGTAGAAGAGGCTTTCAAGAACATTCTCACAG AGATCTACCGCATCGTGTCACAGAAGCAGATCGCCGACCGGTCGGCACACGACGAGTCTCCGGGCAACAACGTAGTGGACATCAGCGTTCCGCCCACCACCGACGGGCAAAGAGGCAACAAACTGCAGTGCTGTCAGAACCTGTGA
- the LOC133126403 gene encoding ras-related protein Rab-11B-like — protein MGNRDDEYDFLFKVVLIGDSGVGKSNLLSRFTRNEFNLESKSTIGVEFATRSIQVDGKTIKAQIWDTAGQERYRAITSAYYRGAVGALLVYDIAKHLTYENVERWLKELRDHADNNIVIMLVGNKSDLRHLRAVPTDEARAFAEKNNLSFIETSALDSTNVEEAFKNILTEIYRIVSQKQIADRSAHDESPGNNVVDISVPPTTDGQRGNKLQCCQNL, from the exons ATGGGGAACAGAGATGATGAGTACGATTTCTTGTTCAAAG TGGTGCTAATTGGAGACTCTGGCGTGGGGAAGAGTAACCTGCTGTCCCGATTCACACGGAACGAGTTCAACCTGGAGAGCAAGAGCACCATCGGCGTGGAGTTCGCCACCCGGAGCATCCAGGTGGACGGGAAGACGATAAAGGCCCAGATCTGGGACACGGCGGGACAGGAGCGCTACAGAGCCATCACCTCAGC GTACTACCGAGGGGCAGTGGGGGCCCTGCTGGTGTACGACATCGCCAAGCACCTGACCTACGAGAACGTGGAGCGCTGGCTGAAGGAGCTGAGAGACCACGCCGACAACAACATTGTCATCATGCTGGTGGGCAACAAGAGCGACCTGCGCCACCTGAGGGCCGTGCCCACCGATGAGGCGCGCGCCTTCGCAG AGAAGAATAACCTGTCCTTTATTGAGACATCAGCGCTGGACTCAACCAACGTAGAAGAGGCTTTCAAGAACATTCTCACAG AGATCTACCGCATCGTGTCACAGAAGCAGATCGCTGACCGGTCGGCACACGACGAGTCTCCAGGCAACAACGTAGTGGACATCAGCGTTCCGCCCACCACCGACGGGCAAAGAGGCAACAAACTGCAGTGCTGTCAGAACCTGTGA